The Stygiolobus azoricus genome window below encodes:
- a CDS encoding biotin/lipoyl-containing protein, giving the protein MKILRVFSDLGDVNTMTYEQKGNKDKIKTEIGEYEIEYVGPGWREGELLFKVNGEIHRVHFDNGFIIIDDETLFKIDRISESTVEEGKSLEELIKGKEGEILSPMQGRIVQVRVKEGDVVNKGQPLLSIEAMKSETVISAPVSGTVQKIMIKPGQGVKKGDLLLIIK; this is encoded by the coding sequence CAGAGTATTTTCGGATTTAGGCGATGTAAATACTATGACTTACGAGCAAAAAGGCAACAAAGACAAGATAAAGACTGAGATAGGAGAATACGAAATAGAGTACGTAGGTCCTGGGTGGAGAGAAGGTGAGTTATTATTCAAAGTTAACGGAGAGATCCATAGAGTACACTTTGACAACGGGTTTATCATAATAGATGATGAGACACTCTTCAAGATCGACAGAATATCAGAGAGTACCGTTGAGGAAGGAAAGTCTTTAGAAGAACTAATAAAAGGAAAAGAGGGCGAAATACTCTCGCCAATGCAGGGAAGAATAGTTCAAGTAAGAGTAAAAGAGGGCGACGTGGTAAACAAAGGACAACCGTTATTATCTATTGAAGCTATGAAGAGTGAAACAGTTATTTCAGCTCCAGTTTCAGGAACTGTACAAAAGATAATGATAAAGCCGGGACAGGGTGTAAAGAAAGGAGACTTATTATTAATAATTAAGTAA
- a CDS encoding acyl-CoA carboxylase subunit beta, translated as MSAEKSAYEKLLDELRQRKEKAYKGGGDERIKAQHSKGKLTARERLALLFDEGSFNEIMTFATTRATEFGLDKERYYGDGVVTGWGKVDGRTVFAYAQDFTEIGGTLGEMHAAKIGKIYELALKVGAPVVGINDSGGARIQEGAMALEGYGLVFKNNVMASGVIPQITIMAGPAAGGAVYSPALTDFIIMIKGDAYYMFVTGPEITKVVLGEEVTFQDLGGAVVHASKSGVVHFMVDSEQEAINTAKKLLSYLPSNNMEEPPYMDTGDQVDRDVSGVDQIIPDDPAKPYNMKEIISRIVDNGEFLEVHKHWARNIIVGFARIGGNVVGIVANNPEEFGGSIDIDAADKAARFIRFCDAFNIPLISLVDTPGYVPGTDQEYKGIIRHGAKMLYAFAEATVPKITMIVRKSYGGAHIAMSIKSLGADLVYAWPTAEIAVTGPEGAVRILYKREIQQASNPDDFIKQKIAEYRKLFANPYWAAEKGLVDDVIEPKDTRRVIAAALEMLRNKREYRYPKKHGNIPL; from the coding sequence ATGTCAGCTGAAAAATCCGCATATGAAAAATTATTAGATGAATTAAGGCAAAGAAAAGAAAAAGCGTATAAAGGAGGAGGAGACGAAAGGATAAAGGCACAACACTCTAAAGGTAAACTAACGGCAAGGGAAAGGCTTGCACTATTATTTGACGAAGGCTCGTTTAACGAGATTATGACGTTCGCCACTACAAGAGCTACAGAGTTCGGGCTTGATAAAGAAAGATATTATGGTGACGGTGTGGTAACCGGTTGGGGTAAGGTAGACGGAAGGACTGTCTTTGCTTACGCTCAAGACTTTACAGAAATCGGCGGAACCTTAGGGGAAATGCACGCTGCAAAGATAGGAAAGATTTATGAATTAGCACTTAAGGTAGGTGCACCAGTAGTAGGAATTAATGACTCAGGTGGTGCTAGAATTCAAGAAGGAGCAATGGCACTAGAAGGATATGGTCTTGTATTCAAGAATAATGTAATGGCCTCTGGAGTAATTCCACAGATAACTATTATGGCTGGACCAGCTGCAGGAGGTGCAGTGTATTCCCCAGCACTTACCGACTTCATTATCATGATCAAAGGAGACGCTTACTATATGTTCGTAACTGGTCCAGAGATCACTAAAGTAGTATTAGGTGAAGAAGTTACCTTCCAAGACTTAGGTGGAGCTGTTGTTCATGCTAGTAAATCCGGTGTAGTGCACTTTATGGTTGATAGTGAACAAGAAGCAATAAACACGGCGAAGAAATTGTTATCTTACTTACCTTCAAACAATATGGAAGAACCACCTTACATGGACACTGGTGACCAAGTGGACAGAGATGTTAGCGGAGTAGATCAAATAATTCCAGATGACCCAGCAAAACCGTATAACATGAAAGAAATAATAAGTAGAATAGTTGATAACGGCGAGTTCTTAGAAGTTCACAAACACTGGGCTAGGAATATAATAGTAGGATTCGCTAGGATCGGTGGAAACGTAGTGGGAATCGTAGCTAATAACCCAGAAGAGTTCGGAGGTTCAATCGATATTGATGCAGCTGATAAGGCTGCAAGGTTCATCAGGTTCTGTGACGCGTTTAACATACCATTGATAAGCTTAGTAGACACACCAGGTTACGTTCCTGGGACAGACCAAGAGTATAAGGGAATAATTAGACATGGTGCTAAGATGTTATATGCCTTTGCTGAGGCTACTGTACCCAAGATAACAATGATTGTAAGGAAATCTTATGGTGGAGCCCATATAGCCATGAGCATTAAGAGCTTAGGTGCTGACCTAGTTTACGCATGGCCAACGGCAGAAATTGCTGTAACCGGACCGGAGGGTGCCGTAAGGATCTTATATAAGAGAGAGATTCAACAAGCAAGTAACCCAGACGACTTCATAAAGCAGAAGATAGCTGAATATAGGAAGTTGTTCGCCAACCCATACTGGGCAGCTGAGAAGGGATTGGTTGACGATGTAATTGAACCCAAAGACACTAGGAGAGTTATAGCCGCTGCTCTTGAAATGTTGAGGAATAAGAGAGAATATAGATATCCTAAGAAGCACGGTAATATTCCACTATGA
- the hel308 gene encoding ATP-dependent DNA helicase Hel308 — protein MMCINVDSLPINEKIKDILKKRGIQKLNPPQTEAVQKGLLDDKPLLIVSPTASGKTLMAELGMVSHLINKGGKAVYATPLRALTNEKYVTFKDWEQLGLKVAMTSGDYDTDDYWLKDYDIIVATYEKLDSLWRHNSPWIKEVDYFVLDEFHYMNDPERGPVVESVAVRAKRKGTILALSATIGNYKQIAEWLKADVVATNWRPVPLKEGVLYAGNKKKDFVVMYKDGTSRKVYGECPIVAFTLDVISKDGQVLVFRSSRKYAEATAVKISQFMNFVKLNDKKLHEVAESIKEVEDGGSNEKEALYNLILKGVAYHHAGLSKGLRDIIENAFRDRIIKVIVATPTLAAGVNLPARAVVIGDIHRFNRKVIGFTEYIPVMEYKQMSGRAGRPGFDEYGESVVVVRTKSEVDKVMQRYLNSDVEPLESKLGSESAFYSFILSIISSEEDVTERTLTEYIQDTLLPKELAKKYFKQALNWLLDNEFIAQEGEYLTLTKFGRRISDLYLNTFTAVTIKDVLTRNGKGCELAYFHMLAYTPDGPLVSITKAEEDVLLDELDCELFIEEPYDEYELSNYLSSLKVAFIMRDWIEEVDEDTILGRYGIGSGDLRAIVDTMDWLTYSGFHVASVLGLEEHKEVLEKLHMRVKDGVKEELIPLVKVPGIGRVRARLLYSHGIKTPEEIIMNPEKVKQLLGPKLGEKIVREAARAIT, from the coding sequence ATGATGTGTATAAATGTTGATTCATTGCCTATTAATGAGAAAATTAAGGATATCCTCAAAAAAAGAGGGATTCAAAAACTTAATCCCCCACAGACAGAGGCAGTTCAAAAAGGTTTATTAGATGATAAACCCTTACTTATTGTTTCTCCTACAGCTTCTGGTAAAACTCTGATGGCTGAACTTGGTATGGTAAGTCATCTCATAAACAAAGGGGGAAAAGCAGTCTATGCCACACCTCTCAGAGCTCTAACTAACGAAAAATATGTTACTTTTAAGGACTGGGAACAGTTAGGGCTGAAAGTAGCAATGACCAGTGGGGATTATGACACTGATGACTACTGGTTAAAGGATTATGATATTATAGTTGCGACCTATGAGAAGTTAGATTCCCTATGGAGGCATAACTCTCCTTGGATTAAGGAAGTAGATTATTTTGTATTAGATGAGTTCCACTATATGAATGACCCTGAAAGGGGACCGGTAGTTGAAAGTGTAGCGGTAAGAGCTAAAAGAAAAGGGACAATTTTAGCTCTGAGTGCGACTATCGGGAACTATAAACAGATTGCTGAGTGGCTAAAGGCAGATGTAGTAGCTACCAACTGGAGACCAGTACCTTTAAAGGAAGGTGTGCTATATGCTGGTAATAAAAAGAAGGACTTTGTAGTAATGTATAAGGACGGAACGTCGAGAAAGGTATACGGTGAATGCCCTATTGTAGCATTCACCCTAGACGTGATCTCTAAGGACGGTCAAGTCTTAGTATTTAGGTCTTCTAGGAAGTATGCAGAGGCTACCGCAGTTAAGATCTCACAATTCATGAATTTTGTAAAATTGAACGATAAAAAACTTCATGAAGTAGCAGAGAGTATTAAGGAAGTAGAAGACGGAGGAAGCAATGAAAAAGAGGCACTTTATAACCTAATACTTAAAGGAGTAGCATATCACCATGCAGGATTGTCGAAGGGATTACGCGATATAATTGAGAACGCATTTAGAGATAGGATCATCAAAGTCATAGTAGCTACCCCGACACTTGCTGCCGGTGTTAATTTACCTGCGAGGGCCGTAGTTATAGGTGATATACACAGGTTTAATAGGAAGGTCATAGGTTTCACGGAATATATTCCAGTGATGGAGTATAAACAGATGAGCGGAAGAGCAGGTAGACCCGGTTTTGACGAATACGGAGAGTCTGTGGTGGTTGTGAGGACGAAAAGTGAAGTAGATAAGGTTATGCAGAGGTATCTGAACTCAGATGTCGAGCCTCTAGAGTCAAAATTGGGATCAGAAAGTGCATTCTATTCCTTTATCCTGAGTATAATCTCTTCTGAAGAAGATGTGACCGAAAGGACTTTGACCGAATACATACAAGACACTTTACTTCCGAAGGAGCTGGCAAAGAAATATTTTAAGCAAGCTTTAAACTGGTTACTTGATAACGAGTTTATTGCTCAAGAGGGTGAGTACTTAACTTTAACCAAGTTTGGCAGGAGAATTTCTGATTTATATCTTAACACGTTCACAGCCGTAACGATAAAGGATGTACTTACCCGAAATGGAAAAGGGTGCGAACTAGCCTATTTCCATATGCTTGCATATACTCCAGACGGTCCCTTAGTAAGTATAACTAAGGCTGAAGAGGACGTCCTATTGGACGAGCTAGACTGCGAACTATTCATAGAAGAACCTTACGACGAGTATGAACTATCGAACTATCTTTCCTCCCTTAAAGTTGCGTTCATTATGAGGGATTGGATAGAGGAAGTAGATGAAGATACTATCTTAGGTAGATATGGAATAGGTTCCGGGGACTTAAGAGCAATTGTTGACACTATGGATTGGCTCACTTATAGTGGCTTCCATGTGGCCTCAGTACTTGGTCTGGAGGAACATAAAGAGGTATTGGAAAAACTCCACATGAGAGTTAAGGACGGGGTAAAAGAGGAATTAATTCCCTTAGTTAAGGTCCCGGGAATAGGAAGAGTGAGAGCTAGATTACTCTATTCTCATGGGATAAAGACACCGGAGGAGATAATAATGAATCCCGAGAAAGTGAAACAATTGTTAGGACCGAAATTAGGTGAAAAGATTGTCAGAGAAGCTGCAAGAGCTATTACTTAG
- a CDS encoding ribbon-helix-helix domain-containing protein → MRFVIPMNGVKKLDEITYELEFNSVKTISFKLDEEFLREIDEMVKVMGYSNRSDLIRDAIIAYIKELERKDGSE, encoded by the coding sequence ATGAGATTTGTGATTCCTATGAATGGCGTTAAAAAACTAGATGAAATTACATACGAACTTGAATTCAATAGTGTTAAGACGATCTCCTTTAAACTGGATGAGGAATTTCTCAGAGAAATAGACGAAATGGTTAAAGTAATGGGTTATAGTAATAGAAGTGACTTAATTAGAGACGCAATAATAGCATATATTAAGGAGCTAGAAAGAAAGGATGGTAGTGAGTAG